A window from Bubalus kerabau isolate K-KA32 ecotype Philippines breed swamp buffalo chromosome 5, PCC_UOA_SB_1v2, whole genome shotgun sequence encodes these proteins:
- the LOC129654030 gene encoding LOW QUALITY PROTEIN: craniofacial development protein 2-like (The sequence of the model RefSeq protein was modified relative to this genomic sequence to represent the inferred CDS: substituted 1 base at 1 genomic stop codon) codes for VTGDRSKVRCCKKQYCIGTWNVRSMNQGKLEVVKQEMARVNVDILGISELKWTGMGEFNSGDHYIYYCGQESLRRNGVAIMVNKRVXNAVLGCNLKNDRMISVRFQGKPFNITVIQVYAPTSNAEEAEVERFYEDLQDLLELTPKKDVLFIIGDWNAKVGSQETPGVTGKFGLGIRNEAGQRLIEFCQENALVITSTLFQQHKRRLYTWTSPDGQHRNQIDYILCSQRWRSSIQSAKTRPGADCGSDHELLIAKFRLKLKKVGKTTRP; via the coding sequence gtgactggtgatagaagcaaggtccgatgctgtaaaaagcaatattgcataggaacctggaatgtcaggtccatgaatcaaggcaaactggaagtggtcaaacaagagatggcaagagtgaatgtcgacattctaggaatcagcgaactgaaatggactggaatgggtgaatttaactcaggtgaccattatatctactactgcgggcaagaatccctcagaagaaatggagtagccatcatggtcaacaaaagagtctgaaatgcagtacttggatgcaatctcaaaaatgacagaatgatctctgttcgtttccaaggcaaaccattcaatatcacagtaatccaagtctatgccccaaccagtaacgctgaagaagctgaagttgaacggttctatgaagacctacaagaccttttagaactaacacccaaaaaagatgtccttttcattataggggactggaatgcaaaagtaggaagtcaagaaacacctggagtaacaggcaaatttggccttggaatacggaatgaagcagggcaaagactaatagagttttgccaagaaaatgcactggtcataacaagcaccctctttcaacaacacaagagaagactctatacatggacatcaccagatggtcaacaccgaaatcagattgattatattctttgcagccaaagatggagaagctctatacagtcagcaaaaacaagaccaggagctgactgtggctcagaccatgaactccttattgccaaattcagactgaaattgaagaaagtagggaaaaccactagacca